DNA from Diaphorobacter limosus:
AAAACCGCCCCATTGCCGCCCCAGCTGCTGCGCCACGGCTTCGAGATCGTGGACAAGCGCTCGGGCAAGGAGGTGTACCTGGACGGCTCCTGGGCCGAGCTGTTCCAGCAGCAGATCCTGGCCTGGCAGCGTGATACGCCGACCCAGGAGGAGGTGGAAGACACGCTGGAC
Protein-coding regions in this window:
- a CDS encoding BTH_I0359 family protein codes for the protein MKMLYDSDSFVVVHMLPDADLSDSAAKTAPLPPQLLRHGFEIVDKRSGKEVYLDGSWAELFQQQILAWQRDTPTQEEVEDTLDSYVGLAQNPVVVH